In one window of Gemmatimonadota bacterium DNA:
- a CDS encoding peptide ABC transporter substrate-binding protein: MHERLHYDFQPVVQGTRQLFRLDQTAARLRNAARMRPVVPMALAGASVVLITLTVLALPVDGQKESGGTARHVNSFGVTLPPDAAPPALQVLTQFSPDNRYLDRGTSTYKQAWGVGLVAEPLARVDRDFNLLPAGATSWELSEDGLTWTYRIREGMIFADGHPLTARDYEATFRRWANPETGFDFEWYFRSIKNWTDVVGGRQPLDSLGVKALDEHTVAFTTERPTPYLPLLLAKSWVSPTHLFDKYGPEWATRPETHFGSGPYRLVEWIKGDRIVLGINHNYRGPIKPMLERVVARLYNLAVPPQFLSAYEAGEVDYVPLTNQAEINRIKADPVLREQLNAYTDFATYYLMLDTYNPPFDDVRVRKAFAHAIDVDAIMKSAMRDVGIPAASMLPPGFPGSSSEELAPLQRFDPEQARRYLAEAGYPGGRGFPEVNIWLRGEAANIRTAAEAVQAMLNQHLGLDVGVRNVERKVYLDAMSARELTLGMVPYQYDFIDAGNLLTIWLSNGRHAWHDDRFESLVRQANELVGDPERRMAMYRNAERILVDEAGGIFLWYIRINQMWKPFIRGDALEPNKWGYRAWRGELMSNLQTELYITEDILKDPTKNEPEPFRFWRWLTGED; encoded by the coding sequence ATGCACGAGCGGCTCCATTACGATTTCCAACCCGTCGTCCAAGGGACACGCCAGTTGTTCCGACTCGATCAAACCGCGGCCAGGCTGCGAAACGCAGCGCGAATGCGTCCAGTAGTTCCCATGGCTCTGGCCGGCGCGTCCGTCGTCCTCATCACCCTCACCGTCCTCGCGCTGCCGGTCGACGGCCAGAAGGAATCCGGTGGGACGGCACGGCATGTCAACTCCTTCGGTGTGACACTGCCTCCGGACGCGGCGCCGCCGGCACTGCAGGTTCTCACCCAGTTTTCTCCCGACAACCGTTACCTCGACCGTGGTACATCCACCTATAAGCAGGCCTGGGGCGTGGGCCTGGTGGCCGAGCCGCTCGCCCGCGTGGACCGGGACTTCAACCTGCTTCCGGCCGGAGCCACTTCGTGGGAACTGTCTGAAGACGGGCTGACCTGGACCTACCGGATACGGGAGGGGATGATCTTCGCGGACGGCCATCCGCTTACGGCCCGTGACTACGAGGCCACCTTCCGCCGATGGGCGAATCCCGAGACGGGCTTCGACTTCGAGTGGTACTTCCGCTCGATCAAGAACTGGACCGACGTCGTCGGTGGACGCCAGCCCCTCGATTCCCTGGGCGTCAAGGCGCTGGACGAGCACACCGTGGCCTTCACGACGGAACGTCCCACGCCCTATCTGCCGCTCCTGCTCGCCAAAAGCTGGGTATCCCCGACCCACCTGTTCGACAAGTACGGCCCCGAATGGGCGACGCGGCCCGAAACCCATTTCGGCAGCGGACCCTACCGCCTGGTCGAGTGGATCAAGGGCGACCGCATCGTGCTGGGCATCAACCACAACTACCGGGGTCCCATCAAGCCCATGCTGGAACGCGTCGTGGCCCGACTGTACAACCTCGCCGTACCGCCCCAGTTCCTATCGGCCTACGAAGCCGGCGAGGTGGACTATGTCCCCCTGACCAACCAGGCCGAGATCAACCGGATCAAGGCGGACCCGGTCCTGCGCGAACAACTCAATGCCTACACGGATTTCGCCACGTATTACCTGATGCTGGACACCTATAACCCGCCCTTCGACGACGTCCGCGTGCGTAAGGCCTTTGCCCATGCCATCGATGTCGACGCCATCATGAAATCGGCCATGCGCGACGTGGGTATACCGGCTGCCTCCATGCTGCCGCCCGGGTTCCCGGGTTCCAGCTCGGAGGAACTGGCCCCGCTGCAACGGTTCGACCCCGAACAGGCACGACGCTATCTAGCCGAAGCCGGTTACCCCGGCGGCCGCGGTTTTCCAGAGGTGAATATCTGGCTGCGCGGGGAAGCCGCCAACATCCGGACCGCCGCGGAGGCGGTGCAGGCCATGCTGAATCAGCACCTGGGCCTGGACGTGGGTGTCCGCAATGTGGAACGCAAGGTCTACCTGGACGCCATGAGCGCCCGGGAACTGACCCTCGGCATGGTCCCCTACCAGTACGACTTCATCGACGCGGGCAACCTGCTGACCATCTGGCTTTCCAACGGGCGCCACGCCTGGCACGACGATCGTTTCGAAAGCCTCGTGCGGCAGGCCAATGAACTGGTGGGCGATCCCGAACGGCGCATGGCCATGTACAGGAACGCCGAGCGTATCCTCGTCGATGAAGCCGGGGGGATTTTCCTGTGGTACATCCGGATCAACCAGATGTGGAAGCCCTTCATCCGGGGAGATGCCCTGGAGCCCAACAAGTGGGGTTACCGGGCCTGGCGGGGCGAGCTCATGTCCAATCTGCAGACCGAGCTTTACATAACGGAAGACATATTGAAGGATCCCACGAAGAACGAACCGGAGCCCTTCCGGTTCTGGCGGTGGCTGACCGGCGAGGACTGA
- a CDS encoding sulfite exporter TauE/SafE family protein: MEFELWQLFLLAGVGVLSGFLNVMAGGGSLLALPVLIFLGLPGNVANGTNRVAIVAQNVSAVTSFFKQGYSELRTMLTLALCAVPGAALGAYLGTQVSGELFNRILGGLMIVLLILMSRKPRDAETTEKPKRLVLGHLLMVAVGFYGGFIQAGVGFFLMAVLYRVVGLDLVRVNAFKVFIVGIYTLVALAIFADKGQVLWLLGAALAVGTTAGGWIGAHYTVKRGEGLIRVILNVVLVVMAIRLLL, translated from the coding sequence ATGGAATTCGAACTCTGGCAGCTGTTCCTGCTCGCCGGCGTTGGCGTCCTTTCGGGCTTCCTGAACGTCATGGCGGGCGGGGGTTCGCTGCTGGCCCTCCCCGTGCTTATCTTCCTGGGCCTGCCCGGAAACGTGGCCAACGGCACCAACCGCGTGGCCATCGTCGCCCAGAACGTATCGGCCGTCACCAGCTTCTTCAAGCAGGGGTATTCGGAGCTGCGCACCATGCTGACCCTCGCGCTCTGCGCCGTGCCGGGGGCGGCGCTGGGGGCGTATCTGGGGACCCAGGTCAGCGGCGAGCTCTTCAACAGGATCCTCGGCGGCCTGATGATCGTGCTGCTGATCCTCATGAGCAGGAAACCGCGTGACGCGGAGACCACCGAGAAGCCGAAGCGACTCGTCCTGGGGCACCTCCTGATGGTCGCGGTGGGGTTCTACGGCGGGTTCATCCAGGCCGGGGTCGGGTTCTTTCTCATGGCGGTGCTCTACCGGGTCGTCGGCCTCGACCTCGTCCGAGTCAATGCCTTCAAGGTATTCATCGTCGGCATCTACACCCTGGTCGCGCTGGCCATCTTCGCGGACAAGGGACAGGTGCTCTGGCTGCTCGGGGCCGCCCTGGCCGTGGGCACGACGGCCGGCGGATGGATCGGCGCCCATTACACCGTCAAGCGGGGCGAGGGACTGATCCGCGTGATCCTGAACGTGGTACTGGTCGTCATGGCGATCCGGCTCCTGCTCTGA
- a CDS encoding ornithine cyclodeaminase family protein, translating into MLYINEDQVGCLLSMDDALRAVEQAFSGLGTGKAVNIPRSRVRLPDHTLHVMSGGIPALNLTGLKAYTTTRNGAKFVVLLFQEDTGEPLAAIEADRLGQMRTGAASGVATKYMARQDAEIVGVIGTGWQARSQLAAVCGVRAVTSVKAYGRDRARREAYCSEMSEALGVRVQPVDSARACVEEADVVITITSSAKPVLEGAWLAPGAHVNAAGSNALVRSEIDAETVRRARVVAVDSREQAKVECGDLLEPVEQGILHWDRVHELADVVAGHVPGRIEPADITLFESQGLAVEDVAVAAVVYERAKAEGVGQRVG; encoded by the coding sequence ATGCTGTACATCAACGAAGACCAGGTTGGCTGCTTGCTGTCCATGGACGACGCGCTGCGTGCGGTCGAGCAGGCCTTCAGCGGGCTCGGTACGGGGAAGGCGGTGAACATCCCCCGTTCCAGGGTCCGGCTGCCGGACCATACGCTTCACGTCATGTCCGGGGGGATTCCGGCGTTGAATCTCACCGGGTTGAAAGCCTATACGACCACGCGGAACGGCGCGAAGTTCGTCGTGCTGCTCTTCCAGGAGGACACGGGGGAACCGCTGGCCGCGATCGAGGCCGACCGCCTCGGGCAGATGCGAACGGGCGCGGCGAGCGGCGTGGCGACGAAGTACATGGCCCGGCAAGACGCGGAAATCGTGGGCGTCATCGGCACGGGGTGGCAGGCCCGAAGCCAGCTTGCGGCGGTCTGCGGCGTACGCGCGGTGACCTCCGTTAAGGCCTACGGGCGGGACCGGGCACGCAGGGAGGCCTACTGCAGCGAGATGAGTGAGGCCCTCGGGGTGCGGGTACAGCCGGTCGATTCGGCCCGTGCCTGCGTGGAGGAAGCGGACGTGGTCATCACGATCACCAGTTCGGCGAAGCCTGTGCTGGAAGGCGCGTGGCTGGCGCCCGGCGCTCACGTGAACGCCGCCGGTTCCAACGCGCTCGTTCGCAGCGAGATCGACGCGGAGACGGTCCGGCGGGCCAGGGTGGTGGCCGTCGATTCCAGGGAGCAGGCGAAGGTAGAGTGCGGAGACCTGCTCGAACCGGTGGAGCAGGGGATCCTCCACTGGGACCGCGTACACGAACTGGCCGACGTGGTCGCCGGCCACGTGCCCGGCCGTATCGAGCCCGCCGACATTACGCTCTTCGAATCCCAGGGCCTGGCCGTGGAGGACGTGGCCGTGGCCGCGGTCGTTTACGAGCGGGCGAAAGCCGAAGGTGTGGGTCAGCGGGTAGGGTGA
- a CDS encoding aminotransferase class V-fold PLP-dependent enzyme produces the protein MTTPSRHPISAEEAAYWSEIRKQFYLMDEVTYLQGGTVGPSARPVIERIIDLMREFEADPLHRRHGDLLRPLVEASREKLARFVGTTPDRIALVLNTTMGMNIPGQGLIWERGSDVLLSDQEYPAVRALWTWLAERDGLNLNYISLPIPPSSPQDIVDAYAAGITENTSVVIFSHVYFTTGLVAPITELTRLAHAHGAVAMVDGAHAVGMVPLDLSEVGCDFYASSCHKWLLAPKGVGFLYMDEKYQNRIRPVIIGHNMRETDSASRYDVNGTRDLTHHAGLGDAIDYQEEIGWESRIRPYCLGLARYLKAQAVERIRGARLTIPMDESMSGFISGFSIEGIDLSKVCQYLWSDYKIEVTALGVDGQSFFRVSTHFYDSYDDIDRFISAINEIIAKYSDVHLD, from the coding sequence ATGACCACCCCATCCAGGCATCCCATATCCGCCGAAGAAGCGGCCTACTGGTCGGAGATCCGTAAACAGTTCTACCTGATGGACGAGGTGACCTACCTGCAGGGCGGAACGGTGGGTCCCTCCGCCAGGCCGGTCATCGAACGTATCATCGACCTGATGCGGGAATTCGAGGCGGATCCGCTCCACCGCCGGCACGGAGACCTGCTCAGGCCCCTGGTGGAGGCATCCAGGGAGAAGCTGGCCAGGTTCGTGGGCACGACCCCGGACCGGATCGCCCTCGTGCTGAACACGACGATGGGCATGAACATACCCGGCCAGGGCCTGATCTGGGAGCGGGGCAGCGACGTACTGCTCAGCGACCAGGAATACCCCGCCGTCCGCGCCCTGTGGACGTGGCTGGCCGAGCGGGACGGACTGAACCTGAACTACATTTCGCTGCCCATTCCGCCGTCCTCGCCACAGGACATCGTGGACGCCTACGCGGCGGGCATCACGGAGAACACCAGCGTCGTGATCTTCAGCCACGTGTACTTCACGACCGGACTGGTGGCGCCCATCACGGAACTGACCCGCCTGGCCCACGCCCACGGGGCCGTGGCCATGGTGGACGGCGCACACGCCGTGGGGATGGTCCCCCTGGACCTGTCCGAAGTCGGATGCGACTTCTACGCCAGCAGTTGCCACAAGTGGCTGCTGGCGCCGAAGGGCGTGGGGTTCCTCTACATGGACGAGAAGTACCAGAACCGGATCAGGCCCGTGATCATCGGCCACAACATGCGCGAAACCGATTCGGCCAGCCGTTACGACGTGAACGGGACCCGGGACCTGACTCACCACGCCGGCCTGGGAGACGCCATCGACTACCAGGAGGAAATCGGCTGGGAAAGCAGGATCCGGCCTTATTGCCTCGGACTTGCGCGGTATCTGAAGGCCCAGGCGGTCGAGCGGATACGGGGAGCCCGCCTCACGATCCCGATGGATGAATCCATGTCCGGGTTCATTTCAGGTTTCTCGATCGAAGGCATCGACCTGTCGAAGGTATGCCAGTATCTCTGGAGCGACTACAAGATCGAGGTCACCGCCCTCGGGGTGGATGGCCAGTCGTTTTTCAGGGTGTCCACCCATTTCTACGATTCCTACGACGACATTGACCGGTTCATCAGCGCGATCAACGAAATCATCGCGAAGTATTCCGACGTCCACCTGGATTGA
- a CDS encoding MFS transporter yields the protein MTEVSREGNNRLIVVLFGLMFVAVADNQMISPLLPDLMAAFGMGAGRAGLLVSVYAIAAAVVSFAIGPLSDRIGRRKMLIAALIVFTAATLLCGLAWDYASLVAFRAVTGAAAGALSLNITACIGDHFPYRRRGAAMGLVMSGYFAAMILGVPAGAFVAEAWSWRWAFGAFAGAGLLLWAPALAFLPSRDPAASTGGAGVTGGVGGAVSAVSITNLARSYRRFLTRTGPLAVIAASFLVSASTVGFITYVGTWLRDAYGLSTDWIGMVFLFSGLGALLGSPLAGYLSDRAGKRGVVVVSGLVMAGLLASIPWITGLLAVVFAGFILTGIAGAFRHAPLQALVTAMASDEERGTLIALKNTVAEFGIAGGTALCGVLYVAFGYPSVGAACGVMAAAASFVILIWVREPGGPDEPGQT from the coding sequence ATGACCGAGGTAAGCCGGGAAGGAAACAACCGTCTGATCGTGGTGTTGTTCGGCCTCATGTTCGTGGCCGTCGCCGACAACCAGATGATCTCCCCGCTCCTGCCCGACCTGATGGCCGCCTTCGGCATGGGCGCGGGCCGGGCCGGGTTGCTGGTCTCGGTCTATGCCATCGCCGCGGCCGTGGTCTCCTTCGCGATCGGACCGTTGTCGGACCGGATCGGACGCAGGAAAATGCTCATCGCCGCGCTGATCGTATTCACCGCTGCGACCCTGTTGTGCGGCCTGGCGTGGGACTATGCTTCGCTGGTGGCCTTCCGGGCCGTCACCGGCGCGGCCGCGGGCGCCCTTTCCCTCAATATCACGGCCTGCATTGGGGATCACTTTCCCTACAGGCGGCGGGGCGCCGCCATGGGACTGGTCATGTCCGGCTACTTCGCGGCCATGATCCTGGGCGTGCCGGCCGGGGCCTTTGTCGCGGAGGCCTGGTCCTGGCGGTGGGCCTTCGGCGCTTTTGCCGGGGCCGGATTGCTGCTGTGGGCGCCGGCGCTGGCCTTCCTGCCATCCCGCGATCCGGCGGCCAGTACGGGCGGCGCGGGCGTTACGGGCGGCGTGGGCGGCGCGGTCAGCGCGGTCTCCATCACCAACCTGGCAAGAAGTTACCGTCGATTCCTCACGCGCACCGGACCCCTGGCGGTGATCGCGGCGTCCTTTCTCGTATCCGCTTCCACGGTCGGATTCATCACCTACGTGGGGACGTGGCTGCGGGATGCCTACGGACTCTCGACCGACTGGATTGGCATGGTGTTCCTCTTCAGCGGACTGGGCGCGCTGCTGGGCAGCCCACTGGCCGGATACCTCTCGGACCGCGCGGGGAAAAGGGGCGTCGTGGTGGTAAGCGGGCTGGTGATGGCCGGCCTGCTGGCATCCATACCCTGGATAACCGGCCTGCTGGCGGTGGTCTTCGCCGGATTCATCCTCACCGGCATCGCCGGGGCCTTCCGCCACGCGCCGCTTCAGGCGCTCGTGACGGCCATGGCATCCGACGAGGAACGCGGCACCCTCATCGCGCTCAAGAACACCGTGGCGGAATTCGGCATCGCCGGGGGTACGGCGCTTTGCGGCGTGCTCTACGTCGCCTTCGGATATCCTTCCGTCGGAGCGGCCTGCGGCGTCATGGCCGCGGCCGCATCCTTCGTCATCCTGATCTGGGTACGCGAACCAGGCGGACCGGACGAACCCGGGCAGACCTGA
- a CDS encoding sulfatase-like hydrolase/transferase, translated as MVTGSASPSRPNVILCICDQLRAFEVGCYGNKVVRTPHLDRLAAEGVRFETAVSNNPVCMPARSSLLSGQYSRTCMGALGNFSKRQADGSTTMPEYPADGRPHLPAPSLPEMFRTLGYDTALIGKWHIHSAPGPLGFDYSLYPRVHHRHSGQSFVENDGEEFQVEGFSVRFESDQVGGYLRDRENRANPFFLYYSISPPHMPLMDAPESYLDMYDPADIPLRPNVYRDGRLPYDEHWFKVYLWDFLFYERDLPFTRMLPPGFDLRHLIALYYGMTTWVDDMVGRLMHFLKAYQLAENTIVVFLSDHGDNLGSHHLFNKGRLIEESIRIPLVFHAPGRLKPRVDTATTAQLIDVMPTLLSLCGGSVPAHVQGRDLSSAFPGGTGPKEDEGVFVETSQGQIGLRTPTHTYGIRVDPENGKVLDDRECFYDLRSDPYQLSNLRDARHDKGLAAGLRDRVLAWHHATPWMHSGAYP; from the coding sequence ATCGTGACCGGCTCCGCAAGCCCCTCCCGTCCGAACGTCATCCTCTGCATCTGCGACCAGTTGCGCGCATTCGAAGTGGGATGCTACGGAAACAAGGTCGTCCGGACGCCCCACCTGGACCGGCTCGCGGCGGAAGGCGTGCGATTCGAAACGGCGGTGAGCAACAACCCCGTCTGCATGCCCGCCCGGTCCAGTCTCCTGTCGGGCCAGTACAGCCGGACATGCATGGGCGCGCTGGGTAATTTCTCGAAGCGTCAGGCGGATGGATCCACGACGATGCCCGAGTATCCGGCGGACGGGCGGCCCCACCTGCCTGCTCCGTCACTGCCCGAGATGTTCAGGACCCTGGGATACGATACGGCTCTGATCGGGAAATGGCACATCCATTCCGCACCCGGACCGCTGGGATTCGACTACAGCCTGTACCCGCGGGTCCACCACCGGCACAGCGGTCAGTCTTTCGTGGAGAACGACGGTGAGGAGTTCCAGGTAGAGGGATTCAGCGTCCGCTTCGAATCGGACCAGGTCGGCGGCTATCTGAGGGACCGCGAGAATCGGGCGAATCCCTTTTTTCTCTACTACAGCATTTCCCCACCCCACATGCCCCTCATGGACGCGCCCGAATCGTACCTGGACATGTACGACCCCGCCGATATCCCCCTGCGGCCCAATGTCTACCGGGACGGCCGGCTGCCATACGACGAACACTGGTTCAAGGTTTATCTGTGGGACTTTCTCTTCTACGAAAGGGACCTGCCGTTCACGCGCATGCTGCCGCCCGGATTCGATCTGCGGCACCTGATCGCCCTGTACTACGGCATGACGACCTGGGTGGACGACATGGTCGGACGCCTCATGCACTTCCTCAAGGCGTACCAACTCGCGGAAAATACCATCGTCGTCTTCCTCTCCGATCACGGCGACAACCTGGGCAGCCACCACCTGTTCAACAAGGGCCGCCTGATCGAAGAGTCCATACGCATCCCGCTGGTCTTTCACGCACCAGGCCGCTTGAAACCGCGGGTCGATACGGCCACGACGGCCCAGCTCATCGACGTCATGCCCACCCTGCTTTCCCTCTGCGGCGGTTCCGTACCCGCCCACGTCCAGGGGCGGGACCTCTCGTCGGCGTTTCCGGGTGGGACCGGGCCGAAGGAAGACGAAGGCGTATTCGTGGAGACTTCCCAGGGACAGATCGGATTGCGCACGCCGACCCACACCTACGGGATCCGCGTCGATCCGGAAAACGGAAAAGTGCTGGATGACCGGGAATGCTTCTACGATCTGCGGTCTGACCCCTATCAGTTGTCCAACCTGAGGGACGCCCGCCACGACAAGGGGCTGGCGGCCGGTCTCCGGGACCGGGTGCTCGCCTGGCACCACGCAACGCCGTGGATGCACAGCGGCGCATACCCGTGA
- a CDS encoding amidohydrolase, whose translation MIYDVHSHAWRYPDHFNDTFRAQAFRMRGYELDLTPSYEGYLSSAQTADAPVKTVVFGGKARLSGLWTPDRYVVEYCAAYPDQTIPFMSLDPTQDGWREEMTEGREHLDMRGIKLLPMYAGFYPQDPELDDLWRYASRNGLPVLLHTGTTFVDQAPLDCTLPRHLDAVAIKYPDCRIIMAHLGHPYEGETVAVIRKHPNVYADISGLHYRPFQLYHSLMLVQEYGVWNKLLFGTDYPVTTVDDTLRDLRGLNAMLEGTSLPRLDEEEMEGMIHRDAGEILGKG comes from the coding sequence ATGATCTACGACGTGCATTCCCATGCCTGGAGGTATCCCGACCACTTCAACGACACCTTCCGGGCGCAGGCCTTCCGCATGCGAGGCTACGAACTGGACCTGACGCCATCGTACGAAGGGTATCTGTCGTCTGCGCAGACTGCCGACGCGCCCGTGAAGACCGTGGTCTTCGGTGGCAAGGCGAGGTTGTCCGGGCTGTGGACGCCCGACCGCTACGTGGTGGAGTACTGCGCGGCGTACCCCGATCAGACGATTCCCTTCATGTCGCTGGACCCCACCCAGGACGGTTGGAGAGAGGAAATGACCGAAGGCCGGGAGCACCTGGACATGCGGGGCATCAAGCTGCTGCCCATGTACGCCGGGTTCTATCCCCAGGACCCCGAACTCGACGACCTGTGGCGCTATGCCTCTCGGAACGGACTGCCCGTCCTGCTGCACACCGGCACCACGTTCGTGGACCAGGCGCCGCTGGACTGCACCCTGCCCCGCCACCTGGACGCCGTCGCCATCAAGTATCCCGACTGCAGGATCATCATGGCCCACCTCGGCCATCCTTACGAAGGGGAAACGGTGGCAGTCATACGCAAGCATCCCAACGTATACGCCGACATCTCGGGGCTGCACTACCGTCCCTTCCAACTTTATCACAGTCTCATGCTCGTTCAGGAATACGGGGTATGGAACAAGCTCCTCTTCGGTACCGATTACCCGGTCACGACGGTGGACGACACGCTCCGCGACCTGCGCGGCCTGAACGCCATGCTCGAGGGCACGAGCCTGCCCCGCCTGGACGAAGAGGAAATGGAAGGGATGATTCACCGGGACGCGGGGGAGATACTGGGCAAAGGTTGA
- a CDS encoding aldo/keto reductase, whose product MPIGSRQLGTTDAYVTELGFGSAPLGDLFQPVTDAKSRATLRTAWRAGIRYFDTSPWYGYGKSELRLGELLRQKSHGSYVVSTKVGRVFKATRDLRNFDQGFWCGGLPFDHVYDYSYDGIMRSYEDSLIRFGIHRIDLLLIHDLDPFYHNEPQIQAYLHQLFTSGWRALAELKASGDIKGVGAGLNKTGMMLRFLDLMPLDFFIVAMPYTLLDQDALDLELPRCVEDGIGIVIGAVFASGILVTGPTENSTYGYYPATPEIMEKTRRIQAVCERHGVPLAAAALQFPLFHPAVASVIPGAIRPEYVESNLANYQHPIPADLWAELKSDGLIRDDAPVPG is encoded by the coding sequence ATGCCAATCGGCTCGAGACAACTGGGAACCACGGATGCCTACGTGACCGAACTGGGATTCGGCAGCGCGCCGCTGGGAGACCTGTTCCAGCCCGTCACGGACGCGAAGTCGCGCGCCACGCTGCGTACGGCCTGGAGGGCCGGTATCCGCTACTTCGACACGTCGCCCTGGTACGGTTACGGCAAGAGCGAATTGAGGCTGGGTGAACTGCTCCGCCAGAAAAGCCACGGCTCCTACGTGGTGTCCACCAAGGTCGGCCGAGTTTTCAAGGCGACGCGGGACCTGAGGAACTTCGATCAGGGTTTCTGGTGCGGCGGGCTGCCCTTCGACCATGTCTACGACTACAGCTACGACGGGATCATGCGGTCCTACGAGGACAGCCTGATCCGCTTCGGGATCCACCGCATCGACCTGCTGCTGATCCACGACCTCGACCCCTTCTACCACAACGAGCCGCAGATCCAGGCCTACCTGCACCAGCTGTTCACCAGCGGCTGGCGCGCGCTGGCGGAACTCAAGGCCTCGGGGGATATCAAGGGCGTGGGCGCCGGCCTGAACAAGACCGGGATGATGCTGCGCTTCCTGGACCTGATGCCCCTGGATTTCTTTATCGTCGCCATGCCGTACACGCTGCTGGACCAGGACGCGCTGGACCTGGAACTGCCCCGGTGCGTGGAGGACGGCATCGGCATCGTGATCGGCGCCGTCTTCGCCTCGGGCATCCTGGTCACTGGCCCCACGGAGAATTCGACCTACGGTTACTACCCCGCGACGCCGGAAATCATGGAGAAGACCCGTCGCATACAGGCAGTTTGCGAGCGGCACGGCGTGCCCCTGGCCGCGGCCGCCCTCCAGTTCCCGCTGTTTCACCCGGCGGTCGCATCCGTCATCCCCGGCGCGATCAGGCCCGAGTACGTCGAATCGAACCTGGCCAACTACCAGCATCCCATACCTGCCGACCTCTGGGCTGAGCTCAAATCGGACGGGCTGATTCGCGACGACGCTCCGGTTCCGGGTTAG
- a CDS encoding MFS transporter: MPLTLQAVRNRFPALQYRDFQLLWSGQVVSLTGSRMQQTAVLWHMYQLTESAYALGAMAVIRLIPILVLSPLAGVIADTHDRRRVLLIAQCGLALISTTLAWITWSRQDSATALYVITAISAGIGCFSSPAKNAMVPNLVARRHLANAMSINITASHVASVTGPGVAGLILATGSIATVYWINTVSFAFMIVPILMMRTVHRSIGSVTRVSFAAALDGLRFIKRSPIIRSAMVLDFTATFFASATSLLPIFATEVLGVGERGYGLLAAAPAIGAVLTGALMSTFPVISGQGRLLFKAVGCYALATVVFGISSSFWLTFAALLLTGAFDTISMVLRHTIMQLSTPDELRGRMTSVNMMFVMGGPRLGEAEAGLVAGLAGAPFSVVTGGIGCLAAVAVIAWRSPALRRYDGQR; the protein is encoded by the coding sequence ATGCCGCTGACCCTCCAAGCCGTACGAAACCGGTTTCCCGCACTCCAATACCGCGATTTCCAGCTGTTGTGGTCCGGCCAGGTCGTTTCACTCACCGGATCCCGCATGCAGCAGACCGCCGTGCTGTGGCACATGTATCAGTTGACCGAATCCGCGTATGCTCTTGGCGCGATGGCGGTTATACGACTCATTCCTATCCTGGTCCTTTCCCCGCTGGCCGGGGTCATCGCAGACACCCACGACCGCCGGCGCGTTCTGCTCATCGCCCAATGCGGCCTCGCCCTGATCAGTACCACGCTGGCATGGATTACGTGGTCACGACAGGATTCCGCAACGGCACTCTACGTGATCACCGCCATCAGCGCGGGGATCGGATGCTTCAGCAGTCCGGCCAAGAACGCCATGGTGCCCAACCTCGTGGCCCGGCGGCATCTCGCCAACGCCATGAGCATCAATATCACCGCGTCCCACGTGGCCTCGGTGACAGGACCGGGCGTGGCCGGCCTGATCCTGGCCACGGGTTCCATCGCGACCGTCTACTGGATCAACACCGTTTCCTTTGCCTTCATGATCGTGCCGATCCTGATGATGCGCACCGTACACCGGAGCATCGGGAGCGTGACGCGGGTCAGCTTCGCCGCGGCCCTCGACGGACTCCGGTTCATCAAGCGTTCGCCTATCATCCGTTCGGCGATGGTGCTGGATTTCACCGCCACCTTCTTCGCTTCCGCCACCTCGCTGCTGCCCATCTTCGCCACGGAGGTGCTGGGCGTGGGGGAACGGGGATACGGACTGCTCGCGGCGGCACCGGCGATCGGCGCCGTGCTGACCGGTGCGCTCATGTCCACCTTCCCAGTGATCTCCGGCCAGGGCCGGCTGCTATTCAAAGCGGTGGGCTGCTACGCGCTGGCCACCGTGGTCTTCGGCATTTCATCCAGCTTCTGGCTCACCTTCGCGGCGCTGCTGCTGACCGGCGCCTTCGACACGATAAGCATGGTGCTGCGCCATACCATCATGCAGCTTTCGACCCCGGACGAACTGCGCGGCCGCATGACCTCGGTAAACATGATGTTCGTCATGGGAGGACCCCGGCTCGGCGAGGCCGAAGCCGGACTGGTGGCGGGACTCGCCGGCGCGCCGTTCTCGGTCGTCACGGGCGGGATCGGCTGCCTTGCGGCCGTCGCCGTCATCGCCTGGCGGTCGCCCGCGCTGAGACGGTACGACGGCCAGCGATAG